One Rattus rattus isolate New Zealand chromosome 12, Rrattus_CSIRO_v1, whole genome shotgun sequence genomic window carries:
- the LOC116913157 gene encoding 40S ribosomal protein S24-like, whose amino-acid sequence MRNRLLQRKQMVTDVLHPGKATVPKTEIQEKLAKMYKPTPDVIFVFGFRTHLGGGKTTRFGMIYDSLDYAKKNEPEHGLAGHGLYEKKRSSCKQRKEHKNRMKKVRGTAKANVGAGKKPKESSAVT is encoded by the coding sequence ATGAGAAACCGTTTGCTTCAGAGGAAACAGATGGTCACTGATGTCCTTCATCCTGGGAAGGCCACAGTACCAAAGACAGAAATTCAGGAAAAGCTGGCCAAGATGTACAAACCCACACCAGATGTCATCTTTGTATTTGGATTCAGAACCCACTTGGGTGGTGGCAAGACAACTCGCTTTGGCATGATCTATGATTCTTTAGATTATGCGAAGAAGAATGAGCCTGAACACGGACTTGCAGGACATGGCCTTTATGAGAAGAAAAGGTCCTCCTGCAAACAGCGAAAGGAACACAAGAACAGAATGAAGAAGGTCAGGGGGACTGCAAAGGCCAATGTTGGTGCTGGCAAAAAGCCAAAGGAAAGCTCTGCGGTGACTTGA
- the LOC116913481 gene encoding LOW QUALITY PROTEIN: kelch repeat and BTB domain-containing protein 7-like (The sequence of the model RefSeq protein was modified relative to this genomic sequence to represent the inferred CDS: inserted 2 bases in 1 codon), whose product MQSREDAPRSRRLASPRGGGGPRGFXKPSVSAFFTGPEELKDTAHSAALLAQLKSFYDARLLCDVTIEVVTPGSGPGTRRLFSCNRNVLAAACPYFKSMFTGGMYESQQASVTIHDVDAESFEVLVDYCYTGRVSLSEANVQRLYAASDMLQLEYVREACASFLARRLDLTNCTAILKFADAFDHHKLRSQAQSFIAHNFKQLSRMGSIREETLADLTLAQLLAVLRLDSLDVESEKTVCHVAVQWLEAAPKERGPSAAEVFKCIRWAHFPAEDQDYLGGLLTKPIVKKYCLDVIEGALLQLRFGDRLYKSVVSKPNSSHSSSSNNSNSSSTSSSVVSVAENPPQRLGMCAKEMVIFFGHPRDPFLCYDPYSGDIYTMPSPLTSLAHTKTITSSAVCVSPDHDIYLAAQPRKDLWVYKPAQNSWHQLADRLLCREGMDVAYLNGYIYILGGRDPVTGVKLKEVECYSVQRNQWALVAPVPHSFYSFELIVVQNYLYAVNSKRMLCYDPSHNMWLNCASLKRSDFQEACVFKDEIYCICDIPVMKVYNPARGEWRRISNIPLDSETHNYQIVNHDQKLLLITSTTPQWKKNRVTVYEYDTREDQWINIGTMLGLLQFDSGFICLCARVYPSCLEPGQSFITEEDDARSESSTEWDLDGFSELDSESGSSSSFSDDEVWVQVAPQRNAPDQ is encoded by the exons ATGCAGTCCCGGGAAGACGCCCCGCGCTCTCGCCGCCTCGCCAGTCCCCGCGGCGGAGGCGGCCCAAGAGGATT CAAGCCCTCTGTGTCGGCCTTTTTCACCGGCCCAGAGGAATTAAAGGACACGGCCCATTCTGCAGCCCTCCTGGCACAGCTCAAGTCTTTCTACGACGCGCGTCTGCTGTGCGATGTGACCATCGAGGTGGTGACGCCTGGCAGTGGGCCCGGCACGAGGCGCCTCTTCTCGTGCAACCGCAACGTGCTGGCGGCGGCTTGCCCCTACTTCAAGAGCATGTTCACAGGGGGCATGTACGAGAGCCAGCAGGCCAGCGTGACCATCCACGACGTGGATGCCGAGTCCTTCGAGGTCTTGGTGGACTACTGCTACACTGGCCGCGTGTCGCTGAGCGAGGCCAATGTGCAGCGCCTGTACGCGGCCTCGGATATGCTCCAGCTGGAGTACGTGCGTGAAGCCTGTGCTTCCTTCCTGGCTCGCCGACTTGACCTGACCAACTGCACTGCCATCCTCAAGTTTGCCGATGCCTTTGACCACCACAAGCTGCGCTCTCAGGCCCAGTCCTTCATAGCTCACAACTTCAAGCAGCTCAGCAGGATGGGTTCCATTCGGGAGGAGACGCTGGCCGATCTGACCCTGGCCCAGCTGCTGGCCGTCCTGCGTCTGGACAGTCTGGATGTAGAGAGTGAGAAGACTGTGTGTCACGTGGCGGTGCAGTGGCTGGAGGCTGCTCCCAAAGAGCGGGGCCCTAGTGCTGCTGAAGTCTTTAAGTGTATTCGTTGGGCACACTTCCCTGCAGAAGATCAGGACTACCTGGGAGGGTTACTGACCAAGCCTATTGTGAAGAAATACTGCCTGGACGTTATCGAAGGGGCTCTCCTGCAGCTGCGATTTGGTGATAGGTTGTACAAGTCAGTGGTGTCCAAGCcaaacagcagccacagcagcagtagcaacaatagtaacagcagcagcacaaGTAGCTCTGTTGTGTCTGTAGCGGAAAATCCACCCCAAAGATTGGGTATGTGTGCCAAAGAGATGGTGATATTTTTTGGACACCCCCGAGACCCCTTTCTCTGTTATGACCCTTATTCGGGAGATATCTACACAATGCCGTCTCCTTTGACCAGCTTGGCACACACTAAGACCATTACATCTTCAGCTGTTTGTGTCTCTCCAGACCATGACATCTATCTTGCCGCCCAACCCAGGAAAGACCTATGGGTGTATAAACCAGCCCAAAATAGTTGGCATCAGCTGGCAGACCGCTTGCTGTGTCGAGAGGGCATGGATGTGGCATATCTGAACGGCTACATTTACATCTTGGGTGGGCGAGACCCAGTTACTGGAGTTAAACTGAAGGAAGTGGAATGCTACAGTGTTCAAAGGAACCAGTGGGCATTGGTGGCTCCTGTACCGCATTCCTTTTATTCATTCGAACTAATAGTGGTTCAGAATTACCTTTACGCCGTCAACAGTAAGCGCATGCTCTGCTATGATCCTAGCCATAACATGTGGCTGAATTGTGCATCTCTTAAACGAAGTGACTTTcaagaagcctgtgtcttcaaAGACGAAATCTATTGTATCTGTGACATCCCAGTCATGAAGGTCTACAACCCAGCTAGAGGAGAGTGGAGGCGGATCAGTAATATTCCACTGGACTCAGAAACCCACAACTACCAGATCGTCAATCATGACCAAAAGTTGCTGCTCATCACTTCTACCACCCCACAGTGGAAAAAGAACCGAGTGACAGTATATGAATACGACACTAGGGAAGACCAATGGATTAATATAGGTACCATGTTAGGCCTTTTGCAGTTTGACTCTGGCTTTATTTGCCTGTGTGCTCGAGTTTATCCTTCCTGTCTTGAACCTGGTCAGAGTTTCATCACTGAGGAAGATGATGCAAGAAGTGAGTCTAGCACTGAATGGGACTTAGATGGATTCAGTGAACTGGACTCTGAGTCAGGAAGTTCAAGTTCTTTTTCTGATGATGAAGTCTGGGTACAGGTTGCACCTCAGCGAAATGCACCAGATCAGTAg